The Leishmania mexicana MHOM/GT/2001/U1103 complete genome, chromosome 6 genome includes a region encoding these proteins:
- a CDS encoding putative protein kinase: MSQNPAAQAGDRVPNMLNARRGETSDDYARHKAAASRAFLENHYQSLLANTRNGVGRAVGPRQKEPSFSDFHLFKCIGRGAFGEVFVCKYKSDKTDTLYALKRLRKSDMITKKQVIHVRSEKDVLAEAAASNPWVVHLYRSFQDALYLYMVMEYMPGGDMISWLCDKGIFDVESTRFYIAELCAAVASVHDMGFVHRDIKPDNILFGESGHIKLSDFGLSKRFVEKRGNLLDYGGPPSSSNSAEASTDEQNAYASRTDAPPGSLSGDAPATGIAHDRAREMFQSIVGSPGYIAPEILLRKPYGVGCDWWSVGVIMYEMLYGIPPFFSQNPNSTCHKIKNWREHLVFPPQRHIPDDAVDFMKRLICEPEKRMTYDEICHHDFLKPMDMNGLLKLQAPYVPALSNRLDTKYFPEIKEPSAPMQLSEEQKVREVDPRGVMFADFRFNYSGDQAGPASA, from the coding sequence ATGAGCCAGAATCCCGCTGCGCAGGCCGGTGACAGGGTGCCGAACATGTTGAACGCGCGCCGTGGCGAGACGTCCGACGACTACGCGCGACACAAGGCGGCCGCCAGCCGAGCGTTCCTGGAGAACCACTACCAAAGCCTGCTCGCGAACACACGCAACGGCGTCGGCCGCGCGGTCGGCCCGCGGCAGAAGGAGCCGTCCTTCTCCGACTTCCATCTTTTCAAGTGCATCGGCCGCGGCGCCTTTGGTgaggtgtttgtgtgcaAGTACAAGAGTGACAAGACCGACACCCTCTACGCCCTCAAGCGGCTGCGCAAGTCGGACATGATCACGAAGAAGCAAGTCATCCACGTCCGCTCGGAAAAGGACGtcctggcggaggcggcggcgtcgaatCCGTGGGTAGTGCACTTGTACCGCAGCTTCCAGGACGCTCTTTACCTCTACATGGTGATGGAGTACATGCCAGGTGGTGACATGATTTCATGGTTGTGCGACAAGGGCATCTTTGACGTGGAGAGCACGCGCTTTTACATTGCCGAGctctgcgctgccgtggcgagcGTGCACGACATGGGTTTTGTGCACCGCGACATCAAGCCGGACAACATTCTCTTTGGGGAATCGGGACACATCAAGCTGAGCGACTTCGGTCTCTCCAAGCGCTTCGTGGAGAAGCGCGGCAACCTGCTCGACTACGGCGGCCCGCCTTCCTCGTCGAACAGCGCCGAGGCATCGACGGATGAGCAGAACGCCTACGCGTCAAGGACAGACGCGCCGCCAGGGTCGCTCTCTGGAGACGCCCCTGCCACCGGCATCGCACACGACCGTGCTCGCGAGATGTTCCAGTCCATCGTGGGCAGCCCCGGCTACATCGCGCCGGAGATCCTGCTGCGCAAGCCGTACGGTGTCGGCTGTGACTGGTGGTCGGTCGGCGTCATCATGTACGAGATGCTGTACGGCATCCCGCCCTTCTTCTCGCAGAACCCCAACTCAACGTGCCACAAGATCAAAAACTGGCGGGAGCACCTCGTCTTCCCTCCGCAACGCCACATTCCTGATGACGCGGTGGACTTCATGAAGCGCCTGATCTGCGAGCCGGAGAAGCGCATGACGTACGACGAGATATGCCATCACGACTTCCTCAAGCCGATGGACATGAACGGGCTGCTCAAGCTGCAGGCGCCGTATGTACCGGCCCTCTCCAACCGCCTGGACACCAAGTACTTCCCTGAGATCAAGGAGCCGAGCGCGCCGATGCAGCTGAGCGAGGAGCAGAAAGTGCGCGAGGTGGACCCCCGCGGCGTCATGTTTGCCGACTTCCGCTTCAACTACAGCGGCGACCAAGCCGGCCCAGCAAGCGCGTAA